The following proteins are encoded in a genomic region of Falsibacillus albus:
- the acpS gene encoding holo-ACP synthase: MIKGIGMDLIELDRIQRLASRQERFAERILTINEQRTFSELHGRRKIEFLAGRFAAKEAFSKAYGTGIGEELSLQDMEIASDDMGKPYFLKPFRRGVHLSITHSRDFAAAQVVIEEI, encoded by the coding sequence ATGATTAAAGGAATAGGGATGGACTTAATCGAACTCGATAGAATTCAACGGCTTGCTTCCAGACAGGAGCGATTTGCTGAGAGGATATTAACAATAAATGAACAGCGTACCTTCTCCGAGCTGCATGGCAGAAGAAAAATCGAATTTCTAGCAGGGAGGTTTGCTGCGAAAGAAGCTTTTTCAAAGGCCTATGGCACTGGGATCGGAGAAGAGCTATCCTTACAGGATATGGAGATTGCCTCCGATGATATGGGGAAGCCGTATTTTCTGAAACCATTTCGGCGCGGCGTCCACTTGTCCATCACCCATAGCAGGGATTTTGCGGCCGCACAGGTTGTCATCGAAGAAATATAA
- a CDS encoding rhomboid family intramembrane serine protease has product MFVRNERFQDYVKLYPVITTIAAIHTVLFAIGSIPFFPRQWLFHTLAGVNIYIDQGEYWRLVTPIFIHMDFSHYIFNTISLLLFGPPLEQMLGKRLFIALYLVCGISANLFTFLLLPLTYIHVGSSGAIFGLFGFYSAMVAARKITARQSVQLILPLVIIALFMTFIQPGVNVVGHIFGLLTGLVIGLLSMKKLHSFK; this is encoded by the coding sequence ATGTTTGTCCGTAATGAACGGTTTCAAGATTATGTAAAGCTTTATCCTGTTATAACAACAATCGCCGCCATCCACACCGTCTTGTTTGCAATTGGCTCTATTCCTTTCTTTCCGCGCCAATGGCTGTTCCACACATTGGCCGGCGTCAACATTTACATTGATCAAGGTGAGTATTGGAGACTTGTCACGCCCATTTTCATTCATATGGACTTTTCCCATTACATCTTTAATACCATTTCGCTTTTGCTTTTTGGCCCTCCACTGGAACAGATGCTGGGAAAACGATTGTTCATTGCTCTCTATTTGGTTTGCGGCATTTCCGCAAATCTTTTCACCTTTTTGCTGCTCCCGCTTACGTATATTCACGTAGGATCAAGCGGAGCCATTTTCGGCCTGTTCGGCTTTTATTCTGCAATGGTTGCAGCGAGGAAAATCACAGCGAGGCAATCGGTCCAATTGATTCTCCCCCTTGTCATCATAGCCTTATTCATGACCTTTATACAACCTGGAGTGAATGTGGTCGGTCATATTTTCGGATTGTTAACCGGTCTTGTCATCGGGCTGCTATCCATGAAAAAATTGCATTCGTTTAAATAG